One genomic segment of Rivularia sp. PCC 7116 includes these proteins:
- a CDS encoding MFS transporter, whose protein sequence is MSDSVADGYPQEVDKNKKLNLKTKLAYGAGDLGPAITANISVFFLLVFFTNVAGIPAGLAGSILMVGKIWDAVNDPFVGVLTDKTESKRWGRRLPWLLYGAIPFGIFFFLQWIVPSTNVWVLFWYYVIIGVISQVFYTVVNLPYTAMTPELTQDYDERTSLNSIRFAFSIGGSILSLFLARLIFSLVDNRQHQYLVLAAVCAVIAVLGLFWCVWGTRDRVLAFEAKRTQSEESQSIPMGEQIKIVFNNKPFLFVIGIYLFSWLGVQITASVIPYFVIYCMKLKESDVPTVMIGVQGTALLMLFVWGALSKKVGKKAVYFMGMFLWIIAASGLFFLQPDQINLMYVLAVIAGSGVSVAYLVPWSMMPDVIELDELQTGQRREGVFYGFMVLLQKFGLAFGLFLVGIALQTSGFQENVPGQTELPIQPDAALSAIRIAVGPIPIICLICGLFLTYFYPITREMHAEILLKLEERRKNNS, encoded by the coding sequence ATGAGCGATTCTGTGGCTGATGGTTATCCCCAAGAGGTTGATAAAAATAAAAAACTCAACTTAAAAACCAAGTTGGCTTACGGTGCGGGGGATTTGGGACCGGCGATTACTGCGAATATTTCGGTATTTTTTCTGCTAGTTTTCTTTACTAATGTCGCTGGTATTCCTGCGGGTTTAGCTGGCAGCATCTTGATGGTGGGTAAAATTTGGGATGCTGTAAATGACCCCTTTGTAGGGGTTTTGACTGACAAAACGGAATCTAAACGTTGGGGTCGTCGTCTCCCTTGGCTGCTGTATGGTGCGATACCTTTTGGTATTTTCTTCTTTTTGCAGTGGATTGTACCAAGTACCAATGTTTGGGTACTGTTTTGGTATTACGTCATCATTGGGGTGATATCTCAGGTATTTTATACGGTAGTTAATTTGCCTTACACGGCAATGACTCCAGAATTAACTCAAGATTATGACGAACGAACCAGCCTTAATAGTATTCGCTTCGCTTTTTCTATCGGCGGTAGCATTCTTTCATTATTCTTAGCAAGACTGATATTTTCTTTAGTTGATAATCGTCAACACCAATATTTAGTTTTAGCAGCGGTATGTGCTGTAATTGCAGTCTTAGGGCTATTTTGGTGTGTCTGGGGAACTCGCGATCGCGTTTTGGCTTTTGAAGCGAAACGTACTCAAAGCGAGGAAAGCCAATCGATTCCTATGGGAGAACAAATCAAAATCGTTTTCAACAATAAACCTTTTTTATTCGTAATTGGTATATATCTATTTTCCTGGTTGGGGGTACAAATAACAGCAAGCGTTATTCCTTATTTTGTTATCTATTGCATGAAGCTGAAGGAATCAGACGTACCTACAGTCATGATTGGCGTACAGGGAACAGCTTTATTAATGCTCTTTGTTTGGGGTGCATTAAGTAAAAAAGTTGGTAAAAAAGCCGTTTACTTTATGGGAATGTTTTTATGGATCATCGCAGCGTCGGGATTATTCTTTTTACAACCCGATCAAATAAATTTAATGTATGTTTTAGCAGTAATAGCAGGTTCGGGAGTATCGGTAGCTTATCTGGTACCTTGGTCTATGATGCCAGATGTGATCGAATTAGATGAACTACAAACCGGACAAAGACGTGAAGGTGTATTTTACGGCTTTATGGTATTGCTGCAAAAATTTGGTTTAGCTTTCGGTTTATTTTTAGTGGGAATCGCTTTGCAAACTTCGGGCTTCCAGGAAAATGTTCCCGGACAAACTGAATTACCAATACAGCCAGATGCAGCACTATCAGCCATCCGTATCGCTGTCGGCCCCATTCCCATAATATGTTTAATTTGCGGATTATTTTTAACTTATTTTTATCCCATCACCCGCGAAATGCACGCGGAAATTTTGCTTAAGCTTGAAGAGAGAAGGAAGAATAACAGTTAG
- a CDS encoding Uma2 family endonuclease has product MTVQLLRRKFTVEQFHKMAAVGILNEDDRVELIRGEIIEMAAIGTKHACCVRRLDKVLHRKLGDEVIISVQNPIGLDDSSQPQPDVALLKPREDDYLSAHPQPKDVFLVIEVADTTIKYDREVKTPLYAEESVVEVWLVDINSECVEVYREPATDGYQKVDKLVRGESLVIQAFDDVNINVNEILGNN; this is encoded by the coding sequence ATGACTGTACAATTGCTCAGAAGGAAATTTACTGTCGAACAATTCCACAAAATGGCAGCAGTAGGCATTCTGAATGAAGATGACAGGGTGGAATTGATTCGGGGAGAAATAATTGAAATGGCTGCTATAGGAACCAAACATGCTTGTTGTGTAAGACGTTTAGATAAAGTTTTGCATCGGAAATTGGGCGATGAAGTAATTATCAGCGTTCAAAATCCCATAGGATTAGATGATAGTTCACAACCACAACCAGACGTGGCTTTACTAAAACCTCGTGAGGATGATTACTTATCAGCACATCCGCAGCCAAAAGATGTTTTTCTGGTTATAGAAGTTGCTGATACTACTATTAAATATGACCGGGAAGTAAAAACACCTCTTTATGCTGAAGAAAGTGTAGTAGAAGTTTGGTTGGTTGATATTAATTCCGAATGTGTAGAAGTGTATCGAGAACCCGCAACGGATGGTTATCAGAAAGTAGATAAACTTGTCAGGGGTGAGAGTTTAGTTATTCAAGCTTTTGATGATGTGAATATTAACGTGAATGAGATTTTGGGGAATAATTAA
- the cas6 gene encoding type I-MYXAN CRISPR-associated protein Cas6/Cmx6, whose product MLAGVGDKFSSMAALLIPSEEYVDLTFKLRGAPIPLDNGYVIYSALSRICPSLHELKSIGIHPIAGIPTRNNLLEIAAQSRLKIRIHHQQIPLLYPYLAGQAFHIGKNSYQLDIPDYKPLISSESVYSRLVVIKGFQDPSNFIEAVQRQLDNLEIQGKIELLTRQDGTPQRRQLTISKEGKQFKVRGFGVKVSELNPEDSLTLQEHGIGGKRKMMCGIFVPATRNKEEKETIT is encoded by the coding sequence ATGCTGGCTGGTGTCGGAGATAAATTTTCATCTATGGCAGCCCTATTAATTCCAAGTGAGGAATATGTAGACTTAACTTTTAAGTTAAGAGGCGCACCTATTCCTCTTGATAATGGCTATGTTATCTATAGTGCTTTGTCAAGGATTTGTCCTAGTCTTCACGAACTGAAGTCTATTGGAATCCATCCGATTGCTGGAATACCAACTAGGAACAATTTGCTTGAGATCGCGGCTCAATCTCGTTTAAAAATCCGGATTCATCACCAACAAATCCCTTTATTATATCCCTATTTAGCAGGTCAAGCTTTTCACATAGGTAAAAATTCTTATCAACTAGATATTCCCGATTACAAACCGTTAATTTCCTCAGAAAGCGTTTATTCACGATTGGTGGTAATCAAAGGGTTTCAAGATCCTAGTAACTTTATTGAAGCTGTGCAACGGCAACTAGATAATTTAGAAATACAAGGAAAAATTGAACTTCTTACCCGACAAGATGGAACACCTCAAAGAAGGCAATTAACCATCAGTAAGGAAGGGAAACAGTTTAAAGTTAGAGGATTTGGCGTAAAAGTAAGCGAACTTAACCCTGAAGATTCCTTAACCCTGCAAGAACATGGTATTGGGGGAAAACGAAAGATGATGTGCGGAATATTTGTCCCAGCGACTCGCAACAAGGAAGAAAAGGAAACCATTACATGA
- a CDS encoding phycobiliprotein lyase yields MNIEEFFELSAGKWFSHRTSHHLAFKQSEGGKSDIIIETLAADHPEVIKLCEQHQVEPSSGNSGARVTWNGTMEWDQEKHEGSTVLVAIPDLDNPNIGKLLREMGYAEKTPVAGTYKMGSDDALTLTTEYETMWSEERLWFASPNLRMRVGVLKRFGGFSMASFTSEIRMGGTAAAAKQTDAATNSAS; encoded by the coding sequence ATGAATATTGAAGAATTTTTTGAATTAAGTGCTGGTAAATGGTTTTCTCATCGTACTAGTCATCATTTGGCTTTTAAACAATCTGAAGGTGGCAAATCAGATATTATTATTGAAACTTTAGCCGCAGATCATCCTGAAGTAATTAAATTATGCGAACAACATCAAGTAGAACCTAGCAGTGGAAATAGTGGTGCTAGAGTAACTTGGAACGGCACTATGGAATGGGATCAAGAAAAACACGAAGGTTCGACTGTTTTAGTTGCGATACCAGATTTAGATAATCCTAATATCGGTAAGTTGCTGCGAGAGATGGGTTATGCAGAAAAAACCCCAGTTGCTGGAACTTATAAAATGGGTAGCGATGATGCGCTTACCTTAACTACAGAATACGAAACTATGTGGTCTGAAGAACGTTTATGGTTCGCAAGCCCAAATCTACGGATGCGTGTTGGCGTTCTTAAGCGTTTCGGTGGTTTCAGTATGGCTTCTTTCACTTCCGAAATTCGTATGGGTGGAACTGCTGCTGCTGCGAAACAAACTGATGCAGCAACTAACAGCGCATCATAA
- a CDS encoding AEC family transporter has product MLENILELYFKLIATVSIGFLLGRWLPNTALNRLGKFLFWIGVPIGIVAFLRKADLSGAIWIAPAVAYAAMLLGAFFAIVVIKLQSYFTSTVLLQPTQGSLIISAMAGNTGFLGYPITLAVHGTQYFAWGLFYDLLGSLFVTWGFGTVIAARFSGSATNFLQISKVILINPALWSFGFGLLFRQIKIPPSAEFVLDKFAWIGVGLSLILMGMRLSKLNSWHNLPQAGISIAIKMLLVPLILGSIFRVVGLTGTPAQVIVIQAGMPPAFSTLIIAEIFNLDSDLAVTTVATGTIILLLTLPMWLIVF; this is encoded by the coding sequence GTGTTAGAAAACATCTTAGAACTTTACTTTAAGCTGATTGCAACGGTTTCAATAGGATTTTTATTAGGGCGCTGGCTACCGAATACAGCTTTAAATCGTTTGGGTAAGTTCCTGTTTTGGATAGGAGTACCGATAGGAATTGTCGCTTTTTTACGCAAAGCCGATTTATCCGGAGCAATTTGGATTGCACCTGCAGTAGCTTACGCTGCCATGTTACTCGGAGCATTTTTTGCCATAGTCGTCATAAAATTGCAAAGTTATTTTACAAGTACAGTCTTATTACAGCCTACTCAGGGAAGTTTAATAATATCGGCGATGGCAGGAAATACGGGTTTTCTTGGCTATCCTATCACTTTGGCAGTACATGGAACTCAGTATTTTGCCTGGGGATTATTTTACGATTTATTAGGTTCGTTGTTTGTGACTTGGGGTTTTGGCACAGTAATCGCAGCCCGTTTTAGCGGTAGTGCTACAAACTTTTTGCAGATTAGCAAAGTAATATTAATCAATCCTGCTTTATGGAGTTTCGGATTCGGCTTGCTGTTTCGTCAAATAAAAATTCCCCCCTCCGCAGAATTTGTTTTAGATAAATTTGCTTGGATTGGTGTCGGTTTATCACTGATTTTAATGGGAATGCGATTGAGCAAGTTAAATTCCTGGCATAATTTACCCCAAGCAGGAATCAGCATCGCCATCAAAATGCTGCTAGTACCGCTAATTCTAGGTAGTATTTTCCGAGTTGTGGGTTTAACAGGCACTCCGGCGCAAGTAATTGTAATACAAGCAGGAATGCCCCCGGCTTTCTCCACTTTAATAATTGCCGAAATCTTCAATCTCGACAGCGACTTAGCAGTTACCACAGTAGCAACAGGAACGATAATATTGCTTTTAACTCTTCCGATGTGGCTGATAGTATTTTAG
- a CDS encoding PQQ-binding-like beta-propeller repeat protein translates to MYCRSCSRADLDKIQQQFPDYPYPDLLKAIQVSVETLEADTKEKYFDFAIFSEDTAIPEQVLQIFWQAEGLDEYDTQDVVDELANKSLVSTDEDGKLRLHDLQLDYLRKQTEDLSTLHNRFLQAYSQKYPDGWHTLENDGYIYQYLSYHFQQAQREDELQQLLLDFRWLKAKLKNTNINALIADYNLILSENNFDRQSQSPQDKSLQLVKGALQLSAHILAGDKNQLPGQLFGRLLSFQNPEIQHLLQQAKNNQTSLWLRPFVPSLTPPGKELIATFQGHSDSVYAVAYAPDGKRAISASYDNTLKLWDLQTGEIEHTFQGHSDSVNAVAYAPDGKQAISASDDNTLKLWNLQTGEIEHTFQGHSDSVYAVAYAPDGKQAISASDDKTLKLWNLQTGEIEHSFQGHSNSVNAVAYAPDGKRAISASHDQTLKLWNLQTGEIEHTFQGHSNSVNAVAYAPDGKRAISASYDKTLKLWNLQTGEIEHTFQGHSNWVYAVAYAPDGKRAISASYDKTLKLWNLQTGEIEHTFQGHSDSVYAVAYAPDGKQAISASDDQTLKLWNLQTGEIEHTFQGHSDWVVAVAYAPDGKQAISASDDKTLKLWNLQTGEIEHSFQGHSNWVNAVAYAPDGKQAISASDDKTLKLWNLQTGEIEHSFQGHSNWVNAVAYAPDGKRAISASDDKTLKLWNLQTGEIEHSFQGHSNWVNAVAYAPDGKRAISASGDKTLKLWNLETKEEEDTFTGEAFMVSCAVAPDGLTIVAGDVEGRVHFLRLEEGN, encoded by the coding sequence ATGTATTGCAGAAGTTGCTCCCGTGCTGATTTAGATAAAATTCAGCAACAGTTCCCAGATTATCCTTATCCCGATTTACTCAAAGCGATTCAGGTTAGTGTAGAAACTTTAGAAGCAGATACCAAAGAAAAATATTTTGATTTTGCTATATTTTCGGAAGATACAGCAATACCAGAACAAGTTTTACAAATATTTTGGCAAGCTGAAGGTTTAGATGAATACGATACTCAGGATGTAGTAGATGAATTAGCAAACAAGTCCTTAGTATCAACGGATGAGGATGGTAAATTACGGTTGCATGACTTGCAATTAGATTATCTCAGGAAGCAGACAGAAGATTTATCCACATTACACAATCGCTTTTTGCAAGCCTATAGCCAAAAATACCCCGATGGCTGGCATACTTTAGAAAATGACGGCTATATTTACCAATATTTAAGCTATCATTTCCAACAAGCACAACGAGAAGACGAACTTCAACAATTGCTGCTTGATTTTCGGTGGTTAAAAGCAAAGTTAAAGAACACTAATATAAATGCTTTGATAGCAGATTATAATCTCATTCTGAGCGAAAATAATTTTGATCGACAATCTCAATCGCCACAAGATAAAAGTCTTCAATTAGTAAAAGGTGCTTTACAACTTTCGGCGCATATTTTAGCTGGAGATAAAAATCAGCTACCAGGACAATTATTCGGACGTTTGCTGTCTTTTCAAAACCCTGAGATTCAGCATTTATTACAACAAGCAAAAAATAATCAAACTTCTCTCTGGTTGCGACCTTTTGTTCCCAGCTTAACTCCTCCTGGTAAGGAATTAATAGCCACTTTTCAAGGTCATAGTGACTCGGTTTATGCAGTGGCTTACGCACCAGATGGAAAACGGGCGATTTCTGCTTCCTATGACAACACTCTCAAGCTATGGGATTTACAAACAGGAGAAATTGAGCATACTTTTCAAGGTCATAGTGACTCGGTTAATGCAGTGGCTTACGCACCAGATGGAAAACAAGCGATTTCTGCTTCCGATGACAACACTCTCAAGCTATGGAATTTACAAACAGGAGAAATTGAGCATACTTTTCAAGGTCATAGTGACTCGGTTTATGCAGTGGCTTACGCACCAGATGGAAAACAAGCGATTTCTGCTTCCGATGACAAAACTCTCAAGCTATGGAATTTACAAACAGGAGAAATTGAGCATAGTTTTCAAGGTCATAGTAACTCGGTTAATGCAGTGGCTTACGCACCAGATGGAAAACGGGCGATTTCTGCTTCGCATGACCAAACTCTCAAGCTATGGAATTTACAAACAGGAGAAATTGAGCATACTTTTCAAGGTCATAGTAACTCGGTTAATGCAGTGGCTTACGCACCAGATGGAAAACGGGCGATTTCTGCTTCCTATGACAAAACTCTCAAGCTATGGAATTTACAAACAGGAGAAATTGAGCATACTTTTCAAGGTCATAGTAACTGGGTTTATGCAGTGGCTTACGCACCAGATGGAAAACGGGCGATTTCTGCTTCCTATGACAAAACTCTGAAGCTATGGAATTTACAAACAGGAGAAATTGAGCATACTTTTCAAGGTCATAGTGACTCGGTTTATGCAGTGGCTTACGCACCAGATGGAAAACAAGCGATTTCTGCTTCCGATGACCAAACTCTCAAGCTATGGAATTTACAAACAGGAGAAATTGAGCATACTTTTCAAGGTCATAGTGACTGGGTTGTTGCAGTGGCTTACGCACCAGATGGAAAACAAGCGATTTCTGCTTCCGATGACAAAACTCTCAAGCTATGGAATTTACAAACAGGAGAAATTGAGCATAGTTTTCAAGGTCATAGTAACTGGGTTAATGCAGTGGCTTACGCACCAGATGGAAAACAAGCGATTTCTGCTTCCGATGACAAAACTCTCAAGCTATGGAATTTACAAACAGGAGAAATTGAGCATAGTTTTCAAGGTCATAGTAACTGGGTTAATGCAGTGGCTTACGCACCAGATGGAAAACGGGCGATTTCTGCTTCCGATGACAAAACTCTCAAGCTATGGAATTTACAAACAGGAGAAATTGAGCATAGTTTTCAAGGTCATAGTAACTGGGTTAATGCAGTGGCTTACGCACCAGATGGAAAACGGGCGATTTCTGCTTCGGGTGACAAAACTCTCAAGCTATGGAATTTAGAAACAAAGGAAGAGGAAGATACTTTTACTGGTGAAGCTTTTATGGTGAGTTGTGCTGTTGCACCTGATGGGTTAACAATTGTGGCGGGAGATGTAGAAGGAAGGGTGCATTTTCTGCGTTTAGAGGAAGGGAATTAA
- a CDS encoding phosphoribosyltransferase, translating to MPDLYISWSDYHHKIEQLAAQIYQSGWEFNQIVCLARGGLRVGDILSRIYKQPLAILATSSYSGAGKQERGELTFSRHLTMTEEALGSRILLVDDLVDSGVTLKETIPWLKKNSHSKIEEIRSAVIWYKACSVIVPNYYADYLPDNPWIHQPFEGYEFTNPAELAEKVSQPC from the coding sequence ATGCCAGACCTTTATATCTCGTGGTCAGATTATCACCACAAAATAGAACAACTAGCTGCTCAAATTTATCAATCCGGCTGGGAATTCAATCAAATAGTTTGCCTTGCCAGGGGTGGGCTGCGAGTAGGAGATATTCTCTCCCGTATATACAAGCAGCCATTAGCAATATTAGCAACATCATCTTACAGCGGTGCGGGCAAGCAAGAAAGGGGTGAATTAACCTTTTCTCGACATTTAACTATGACTGAAGAGGCACTAGGTTCGCGAATCCTGTTAGTTGATGACCTCGTAGATTCAGGAGTTACGCTCAAAGAGACTATTCCTTGGCTAAAGAAAAATAGTCACTCAAAAATTGAAGAAATTCGCTCTGCCGTAATTTGGTATAAAGCTTGTTCAGTAATAGTCCCCAACTACTACGCCGATTACTTACCCGACAATCCTTGGATACATCAACCATTTGAAGGTTATGAATTTACAAACCCAGCGGAGCTTGCCGAGAAGGTGAGTCAGCCTTGTTGA
- a CDS encoding NB-ARC domain-containing protein, with amino-acid sequence MNNNTIKYSGRVKTIICKRLTNDWQDLADYFDIQLHEREGFRSGRQAHGVWEWLEQRDRIGELESALNDIGRDDLVEELKKKLVDGESTSLCLAKLFNVPKLPDNFLPRDEQLQPLKQKVLSHTNQPVGITSTTRRVGLQGMGGIGKTVLATALARDEDIRKKFFDGIFWITLGQRPKLLDWQLYLSETLGDNQATFTEISFGKAKLKQLFADKSCLLILDDIWNLNHATTFDVLGEKCQMLVTTRDASIITSFGAVRHELAVLSQEQSLTLLADWAGYKDNTLLPPEANQVVEECGNLPLALSMVGAMLRGKPNLWGNVLQKLLPC; translated from the coding sequence GTGAATAATAATACAATAAAATACTCTGGTCGAGTTAAAACTATTATTTGTAAAAGACTAACTAACGATTGGCAAGATTTAGCAGATTATTTTGATATTCAATTACACGAGCGTGAAGGTTTTCGTTCGGGAAGACAAGCTCATGGTGTCTGGGAATGGTTGGAGCAAAGAGATAGAATTGGTGAATTAGAATCGGCTTTAAATGATATTGGACGGGATGATTTAGTTGAGGAGCTTAAAAAAAAACTAGTTGATGGAGAAAGTACTAGTTTATGCTTAGCTAAGCTATTTAACGTTCCAAAATTACCAGATAATTTTTTACCACGTGACGAACAGCTTCAACCCCTCAAACAAAAAGTACTTTCTCATACTAATCAACCTGTAGGAATCACAAGTACTACTCGTCGGGTAGGTTTACAAGGGATGGGTGGTATTGGAAAAACTGTTTTGGCTACGGCTTTAGCAAGGGATGAGGATATCAGAAAAAAGTTTTTTGATGGGATATTTTGGATAACATTAGGACAAAGACCAAAGCTTTTAGATTGGCAATTATATTTATCAGAAACTTTGGGAGATAATCAAGCTACATTTACTGAAATTAGTTTTGGTAAAGCCAAGTTAAAGCAGTTATTTGCTGATAAATCTTGTTTGCTGATTTTAGATGATATTTGGAATTTGAATCATGCAACGACATTTGATGTTTTAGGAGAAAAATGTCAGATGCTAGTTACAACTCGTGATGCTTCGATAATTACGAGTTTTGGTGCTGTTCGACATGAATTAGCGGTTTTGAGTCAGGAGCAGTCTTTAACACTTTTAGCCGATTGGGCTGGTTATAAAGATAATACTCTGCTTCCTCCAGAAGCCAATCAAGTTGTTGAAGAGTGCGGAAACCTACCTTTAGCGCTATCGATGGTAGGAGCTATGTTGCGTGGTAAACCCAACCTTTGGGGAAATGTATTGCAGAAGTTGCTCCCGTGCTGA
- a CDS encoding HEAT repeat domain-containing protein, with amino-acid sequence MADTSLQEITSQLESSSLRDRMVALASLRNVPAEDAVPLIKKVLDDESLQLRSMAIFALGIKQTPDCYPILIQTLESDKDYGIRADAAGALGYLGDNRALEPLSRAFYEDTDWLVRFSAAVALGNLKDTRAKEVLYKALESEEVVIQQAAVAALGEIKDIESVDKILRFAQSDDWLVRQRLAEALGNLPTDKSISALKYLEKDSHNHVSESARISLSKIEQANNKLS; translated from the coding sequence ATGGCAGATACAAGTTTACAAGAAATTACTAGTCAATTAGAAAGTTCTTCTTTGAGAGACAGGATGGTAGCTCTGGCTTCTTTGAGGAATGTGCCCGCAGAGGATGCAGTTCCTTTAATTAAAAAGGTGCTTGATGATGAATCTTTGCAACTACGTTCGATGGCGATATTTGCTTTAGGAATTAAACAAACACCGGATTGCTACCCGATTTTAATCCAAACATTGGAATCCGATAAAGATTATGGCATCAGAGCCGATGCGGCGGGTGCTTTGGGATATTTGGGTGACAATAGAGCTTTAGAACCTTTATCGCGAGCTTTTTACGAAGATACAGATTGGTTGGTACGTTTCAGTGCTGCTGTGGCGCTTGGTAATTTAAAAGATACTCGCGCCAAGGAAGTACTTTACAAAGCCCTCGAAAGTGAAGAAGTTGTGATTCAGCAAGCTGCTGTAGCTGCTTTAGGAGAAATCAAAGATATCGAGTCAGTAGACAAAATCCTCCGCTTTGCTCAATCAGATGATTGGTTAGTACGTCAGCGTTTAGCAGAAGCTTTAGGAAATCTTCCCACTGATAAAAGTATCTCAGCTTTGAAATATCTAGAAAAAGATAGCCACAATCACGTTAGCGAATCGGCAAGAATTTCGCTATCCAAAATTGAACAAGCGAACAATAAACTATCATAG
- a CDS encoding D-alanyl-D-alanine carboxypeptidase family protein, translated as MNNEFYEEAQNSTPSEISEDIPQALRDTPDAAPKLGLSSSFVAIAGVMGFVLLAAISGLIFYVATPKNTAKQQPSPTSSASPNTLDSDSVNKKAEQQTLLGHLEYKEAPESEIVAVNVGGRRIKLRKSAGERFKQMAKDAQKAGVRLVPISGFRSVKEQEKLFIRVGAQRNQTPAQRASVSAPPGHSEHHTGYAVDIGDGAVPATNLSTKFEKTKAFKWLEANAPRYSFELSFPEGNSQGVSYEPWHWRFVGDRDSLETFYKGRDVKPIPTPES; from the coding sequence TTGAATAATGAGTTTTACGAGGAAGCACAAAACTCAACCCCCTCTGAAATAAGCGAAGATATTCCCCAAGCTTTGCGCGATACTCCTGATGCGGCTCCCAAACTAGGTTTGTCCTCATCGTTTGTGGCGATCGCCGGAGTAATGGGTTTTGTTCTACTTGCTGCAATTAGTGGTTTAATATTTTACGTTGCTACCCCCAAAAATACAGCAAAACAGCAACCTTCACCTACTAGTTCGGCTTCTCCTAATACACTAGACAGTGATTCTGTCAATAAAAAAGCAGAACAGCAAACACTGTTAGGTCATTTAGAATACAAAGAAGCTCCAGAATCGGAAATTGTAGCAGTTAATGTAGGCGGAAGACGGATAAAATTACGAAAATCTGCCGGTGAAAGGTTTAAGCAGATGGCGAAAGATGCTCAGAAAGCTGGTGTAAGATTAGTACCAATTTCGGGATTTCGCTCGGTTAAAGAACAAGAAAAATTATTTATTAGAGTTGGTGCCCAACGCAATCAAACACCAGCCCAAAGAGCATCAGTAAGCGCTCCTCCCGGACATAGCGAACATCACACCGGTTACGCAGTAGATATTGGTGATGGTGCAGTACCGGCTACGAATTTGAGTACCAAGTTTGAAAAAACCAAAGCATTTAAATGGTTGGAAGCAAACGCTCCCCGTTATAGTTTTGAATTGTCATTTCCCGAAGGTAATTCACAAGGTGTGAGTTATGAACCTTGGCATTGGCGATTTGTTGGTGATAGAGATAGTTTGGAGACTTTTTATAAGGGTAGGGATGTTAAGCCGATTCCTACGCCGGAATCATAA